In a genomic window of Variovorax paradoxus:
- a CDS encoding HU family DNA-binding protein, whose protein sequence is MPTHKESLVLNKTDLIAAIANDTSLSKADAARALDAALDNLSRALAGGDTVQLIGFGTFAVTSRPERTGRNPSTGEPLTIKASKAPKFTAGKALKDVVNGAAPQA, encoded by the coding sequence ATCCCAACCCACAAGGAATCACTCGTTTTGAACAAGACCGACCTCATTGCCGCCATCGCCAACGACACCAGCCTGAGCAAGGCCGACGCCGCGCGCGCCCTCGACGCCGCCCTCGACAACCTCTCGCGCGCGCTCGCCGGCGGCGACACGGTGCAACTGATCGGCTTCGGCACCTTCGCGGTGACCAGCCGTCCCGAGCGCACGGGCCGCAACCCGTCGACCGGCGAACCCCTGACCATCAAGGCCAGCAAGGCTCCCAAGTTCACCGCCGGCAAGGCGCTGAAGGACGTGGTGAACGGCGCGGCACCGCAGGCCTGA
- a CDS encoding response regulator transcription factor, whose amino-acid sequence MTTAKARTPPPIRIFLVDDHPLVRDGLRARLGALPGLEIAGEAGSAAEALAQMDGVRPDLLLVDIGMKDMNGIELAALLLAREPAPHVVMLSMYDNPEYVQRALQAGAHGYVLKDAPASEIVAAIEAVSAGGTFLSPAVSKKLFRNQTPRPLLTPRESEILAALGRGESSKQIARDLGLSVRTVEAHRQSIKRRLGIEGQAELIKYAVEHAREFERR is encoded by the coding sequence ATGACGACCGCCAAGGCCCGCACCCCGCCGCCGATCCGCATCTTCCTGGTGGACGACCATCCGCTGGTGCGCGACGGGCTGCGCGCGCGGCTCGGCGCGCTGCCCGGGCTGGAGATCGCGGGCGAGGCCGGCAGCGCGGCCGAGGCGCTCGCGCAGATGGACGGCGTTCGGCCCGACCTGCTGCTGGTCGACATCGGCATGAAGGACATGAACGGCATCGAGCTCGCCGCGCTGCTGCTCGCGCGCGAGCCCGCGCCGCACGTGGTGATGCTCAGCATGTACGACAACCCCGAGTACGTGCAGCGCGCGCTGCAGGCCGGCGCGCACGGCTACGTGCTGAAGGACGCGCCCGCGTCGGAGATCGTCGCGGCGATCGAGGCCGTGTCCGCGGGCGGTACCTTCCTGAGCCCGGCCGTGTCGAAGAAGCTGTTCCGCAACCAGACGCCGCGCCCGCTGCTCACGCCGCGCGAGAGCGAGATCCTCGCGGCGCTGGGCCGCGGCGAGTCGAGCAAGCAGATCGCGCGCGACCTCGGCCTGAGCGTGCGCACGGTCGAGGCGCACCGCCAGAGCATCAAGCGGCGGCTCGGGATCGAGGGGCAGGCCGAGCTGATCAAGTATGCGGTGGAGCATGCGCGGGAATTCGAGCGGCGCTGA
- a CDS encoding heavy metal response regulator transcription factor translates to MKILIVEDELRTADYLSKGLTEQGCAVDMAHNGIDGQHLALTHDYDVIVLDVMLPGQDGFSVLRGLRAVKQTPVIMLTARDRVEDRVKGLHEGADDYLVKPFSFLELLARLQALNRRGRKQEPMQLRIADLQIDLLARKAFRGATRIDLTAKEFALLAVLARRQGEILSKTAIAELVWDMNFDSNTNVVEVAIKRLRDKIDVPFSPKLLHTIRGMGYVMELREDGATP, encoded by the coding sequence ATGAAGATCCTGATCGTCGAAGACGAGTTGAGAACCGCCGACTACCTCTCGAAGGGGCTGACGGAGCAGGGCTGCGCGGTCGACATGGCGCACAACGGCATCGACGGCCAGCACCTGGCGCTCACCCACGACTACGACGTGATCGTGCTCGACGTGATGCTGCCGGGCCAGGACGGCTTCTCGGTGCTGCGCGGGCTGCGCGCGGTGAAGCAGACGCCGGTGATCATGCTGACCGCGCGCGACCGCGTGGAGGACCGCGTCAAGGGACTGCACGAGGGCGCCGACGACTACCTGGTCAAGCCCTTCTCGTTCCTCGAGCTGCTGGCGCGGCTGCAGGCGCTGAACCGGCGCGGCCGCAAGCAGGAGCCGATGCAGCTGCGCATCGCCGACCTGCAGATCGACCTGCTCGCGCGCAAGGCCTTCCGCGGTGCCACCCGCATCGACCTCACGGCCAAGGAGTTCGCGCTGCTCGCGGTGCTGGCGCGGCGCCAGGGCGAGATCCTCTCGAAGACCGCGATCGCCGAGCTGGTGTGGGACATGAACTTCGACAGCAACACCAACGTGGTCGAGGTCGCGATCAAGCGGCTGCGCGACAAGATCGACGTGCCTTTCTCGCCCAAGCTGCTGCACACCATCCGCGGCATGGGCTACGTGATGGAGCTGCGCGAGGACGGCGCCACGCCATGA
- a CDS encoding cache domain-containing protein yields MNLRTKIVALAVAPLLVALVLVALAVRHQEHDLAQRERALIEQSYMTQRRNELRSYVDLAISIVKPLYDAGQDDEATRAEALRRLAALDYGDDGYFFVYDLQGRSLMHSRQPDLVGQDLWGLKDSSGRFTIQDLIARAKEGGGYVEYEWRKPSSTQRAPKLGYVVALPRWNWMVGTGLYLDDMEATVQSLDRQISANVTTTLLWIAGIAALCLGVVSAGGLLLNLSEHRVAEAKLRLLARRVVQSQEEERGHLARELHDGTSQTLVSAKLLIESAVDALDRAQHPAPPALGKALQRLNDSLTEVRRISHRLRPALLDTLGLPAALERLVDEFGEEGQGTTAASLMVEGEPFELSQEVKTALFRTTQEALTNVRKHALAHEVHIALAFGEREVRLEVGDDGIGFDVDAVQLDPRRGIGLRNMRERVASIDGQLVVHSGSGRTRIVAIVPAAAARAVPPLSPST; encoded by the coding sequence ATGAACCTGCGCACCAAGATCGTGGCCTTGGCCGTCGCACCGCTGCTGGTGGCGCTGGTGCTGGTCGCGCTCGCCGTGCGGCACCAGGAGCACGATCTCGCGCAGCGCGAGCGCGCGCTGATCGAACAGAGCTACATGACCCAGCGGCGCAACGAGCTGCGCAGCTATGTCGATCTCGCGATCAGCATCGTCAAGCCGCTGTACGACGCCGGCCAGGACGACGAGGCCACGCGCGCCGAGGCGCTGCGCCGGCTGGCCGCGCTCGACTACGGCGACGACGGCTACTTCTTCGTCTACGACCTGCAGGGCCGCTCGCTGATGCATTCGCGCCAGCCCGACCTCGTGGGCCAGGACCTCTGGGGGCTCAAGGACTCCAGCGGCCGCTTCACGATCCAGGACCTGATCGCGCGCGCGAAGGAGGGCGGCGGCTACGTCGAGTACGAATGGCGCAAGCCCTCGAGCACGCAGCGCGCGCCCAAGCTCGGCTATGTGGTCGCGCTGCCGCGCTGGAACTGGATGGTCGGCACCGGCCTGTACCTCGACGACATGGAGGCCACCGTGCAGTCGCTCGACCGCCAGATCAGCGCCAACGTCACGACCACCCTGCTGTGGATCGCCGGCATCGCCGCGCTGTGCCTGGGCGTGGTCAGTGCCGGCGGCCTGCTGCTCAACCTCAGCGAGCACCGCGTGGCCGAGGCCAAGCTGCGGCTGCTCGCGCGCCGCGTGGTGCAGTCGCAGGAAGAGGAGCGCGGCCATCTCGCGCGCGAGCTGCACGACGGCACCAGCCAGACCCTGGTGTCGGCCAAGCTGCTGATCGAGTCGGCCGTCGACGCGCTCGACCGCGCGCAACATCCCGCGCCGCCCGCGCTGGGCAAGGCGCTGCAACGTCTCAACGATTCGCTGACCGAGGTGCGCCGCATCTCGCACCGGCTGCGTCCCGCGCTGCTCGACACGCTGGGCCTGCCGGCCGCGCTCGAGCGGCTGGTCGACGAGTTCGGCGAGGAGGGCCAGGGCACGACCGCCGCCTCGCTGATGGTCGAGGGCGAGCCCTTCGAACTCTCTCAGGAAGTGAAGACCGCGCTGTTCCGCACCACGCAGGAGGCGCTGACCAACGTGCGCAAGCATGCGCTCGCGCACGAGGTCCACATCGCACTGGCCTTCGGCGAGCGCGAGGTGCGGCTCGAGGTCGGCGACGACGGCATCGGCTTCGACGTCGATGCGGTGCAGCTCGACCCGCGGCGCGGCATCGGCCTGCGCAACATGCGCGAGCGCGTGGCCTCGATCGACGGGCAGCTCGTGGTTCACTCGGGCAGCGGGCGCACGCGCATCGTCGCGATCGTGCCCGCCGCGGCCGCGCGCGCCGTGCCACCCCTTTCCCCTTCCACCTGA
- a CDS encoding C40 family peptidase → MQDAHAHHPGHRIPKQLHRFLAAGACAVAILAAGCASRPPSTSSPSIPTVRSSPLSDEQSNSIAIHALGLVGTPYRYGGNTPDGGFDCSGLIGYVYRESVGQAAPRTVARMASFGQGVPTAEMRTGDLVIFGAGTPTHAGIYVGANRFVHAPSTGGEVRLDRLDGIYWSRQPVQVRRPG, encoded by the coding sequence ATGCAAGACGCCCACGCGCACCACCCCGGCCACCGCATCCCGAAGCAACTGCATCGCTTCCTTGCCGCCGGGGCCTGCGCGGTGGCGATCCTGGCCGCGGGCTGCGCGAGCCGGCCGCCGTCGACCTCCTCGCCATCGATTCCCACGGTGCGCAGCTCGCCGCTGAGCGACGAGCAGTCGAACAGCATCGCGATCCATGCGCTCGGGCTGGTCGGCACGCCGTACCGCTACGGCGGCAACACGCCCGACGGCGGCTTCGACTGCAGCGGCCTGATCGGCTACGTCTACCGCGAGAGCGTGGGCCAGGCCGCGCCGCGCACCGTGGCGCGCATGGCCTCGTTCGGCCAGGGCGTGCCCACCGCGGAGATGCGCACCGGCGACCTCGTGATTTTCGGCGCGGGCACGCCCACGCATGCGGGCATCTACGTGGGCGCCAACCGCTTCGTGCATGCGCCCTCGACCGGCGGCGAGGTCCGGCTCGACCGGCTCGACGGCATCTACTGGTCGCGCCAGCCGGTGCAGGTGCGCCGGCCGGGCTAG
- a CDS encoding phosphotransferase, whose translation MTRTRVPAPSIVAALEHALGPVHGFVPLAEGEDSQAFAFRAEGLGSAAQAEHVVRIHRSREGFDKDDFAARRFARPGLPVPAVTAIGRVEDLSFEQSFEGPFFGKPFYCVSRRLPGSTLQDLPLDLVGPLAAPLARTLEELAASDLAGTTGFGRFDANGTGAHASWRAFLEAVAERDWSAARLDAQAMAGVERQLAIVRELAPSCPELRQLVHGDFGSSNVLTDGREITGVIDWSEALFGDPLYDVANLFFWRPWLACMEVQARHFERTLPAGAGTAARLRCYQLHIGLRQIHDCALAGEAEDLLWALERNARIADQA comes from the coding sequence ATGACCAGGACCCGCGTGCCCGCACCTTCCATCGTCGCCGCGCTCGAGCACGCGCTCGGTCCGGTCCATGGCTTCGTGCCGCTGGCCGAGGGCGAGGACTCGCAGGCCTTCGCCTTTCGCGCCGAGGGCCTGGGCAGCGCGGCCCAGGCGGAGCACGTGGTGCGCATCCACCGCTCGCGCGAGGGCTTCGACAAGGACGACTTCGCCGCGCGCCGCTTCGCGCGGCCCGGGTTGCCCGTGCCCGCGGTCACGGCCATCGGCCGCGTCGAGGACCTGTCCTTCGAGCAGAGCTTCGAGGGGCCGTTCTTCGGCAAGCCCTTCTACTGCGTGTCGCGCCGCCTGCCGGGCAGCACGCTGCAGGACCTGCCGCTGGACCTCGTGGGGCCGCTGGCCGCGCCGCTCGCGCGCACGCTCGAGGAGCTGGCCGCCAGCGACCTCGCGGGCACCACCGGCTTCGGCCGCTTCGACGCCAACGGCACCGGCGCGCATGCGAGCTGGCGCGCTTTCCTCGAGGCGGTTGCCGAGCGCGACTGGAGCGCCGCGCGGCTCGACGCGCAGGCCATGGCGGGCGTCGAGCGGCAGCTGGCGATCGTGCGCGAGCTCGCGCCATCCTGTCCCGAGCTGCGCCAGTTGGTGCATGGCGACTTCGGCTCGAGCAACGTGCTGACCGACGGCCGCGAGATCACCGGCGTCATCGACTGGTCGGAGGCGCTGTTCGGCGATCCGCTCTACGACGTGGCCAACCTCTTCTTCTGGCGCCCCTGGCTCGCCTGCATGGAGGTGCAGGCGCGCCATTTCGAACGGACCCTGCCGGCCGGCGCCGGCACGGCCGCGCGGCTGCGCTGCTACCAGCTCCACATCGGCCTGCGGCAGATCCACGACTGCGCGCTCGCGGGCGAGGCCGAGGACCTGCTCTGGGCGCTCGAGCGCAACGCCCGGATCGCCGACCAGGCCTGA
- a CDS encoding efflux RND transporter permease subunit has product MSISAAFIKRPIGTTLLALAILLVGAAVFPLLPVAPLPQVDFPTIQVSANLPGASPETMASNVAQPLERQFSLIAGLSQMTSTSGLGSTQITLQFDLDRNIDAAALDVQAAINASTGQLPANLPSPPTFRKVNPADSPILILSVQSKTLPLTEVNDYADNILAQQISQISGVGLVNIGGAQKPAVRIQVDPAKLAALGLSLEDVRTVLSSATVNAPKGTIDGPNQSFTVYTNDQLLKAQPWNDVVLAYRNGAPIRVRDLGVAVDGPENAKIAGWAYAGAAAPEGSTVQNGRSIVLAITKQPGANVIETVDRINAALPRLKASIPPTVDVNAIIDRTQTIRASVKDVEFTLLLTIALVVAVIFVFLRNVPATLIPSVTVPLALLGTVAVMYLLGYSLDNLSLMALTIAVGFVVDDAIVMLENIYRYVEEGMAPLEAAYKGAGEIGFTIVSISVSLIAVFIPLLLMGGIVGRLFREFAVTVTLTIVVSVVISLTLTPMLCSRFLKNEHARRHGRLYLLFERGFDAMLNGYKRGLHVVLDHQFITLMVFIATVVATGALFVVIPKGFFPQQDTGFISGFAESAQDASFASMNARMLELADVVRKDPDVTGFGMNGSSSTYNTGNFFISLKPKDEGRTANADEIIARLRPQLAKVQGVNLFLQAGQDIRVGGRSSRTQYQYTLTDSNLDELNTWAPRLLAKLRQVPEVTDLATDQQNAAASAVLTIDRDRASSFGISPAAIDATLYDAIGQRQVAQYFTQLNSYHVVLEVTPALQQDPALFSKLYLSSPITGQQVPLSTFVKVDTSKTAYLSISHQGQFPAVTISFNLASGASLGQAVDAIKAAQSEMGMPQSLTGAFQGTAQAFQDSLASQPYLIAAALVAVYIVLGLLYESYIHPLTILSTLPSAGVGALLILMAGGYDLSVIALIGIILLIGIVKKNGIMMIDFALKAEREQGMKPHEAIYQACLLRFRPIMMTTMCALLSGLPLMLGHGSGSELRRPLGYAMVGGLVLSQALTLFTTPVVYVYLDRAHYWYLRRKEARMARKAAKAGQAPSQAQAH; this is encoded by the coding sequence TTGAGCATTTCCGCCGCCTTCATCAAGCGCCCGATCGGCACCACGCTGCTCGCGCTGGCCATCCTGCTGGTCGGCGCCGCGGTGTTCCCGCTGCTGCCGGTGGCGCCGCTGCCGCAGGTCGACTTCCCGACCATCCAGGTCTCGGCCAACCTGCCGGGCGCCAGTCCCGAGACCATGGCCTCGAACGTGGCGCAGCCGCTCGAGCGCCAGTTCTCGCTGATCGCGGGCCTGTCGCAGATGACCTCGACCAGCGGCCTGGGCAGCACCCAGATCACGCTGCAGTTCGACCTCGACCGCAACATCGATGCCGCCGCGCTCGACGTGCAGGCCGCCATCAACGCCTCCACCGGCCAGCTGCCGGCCAACCTGCCGAGCCCGCCGACCTTCCGCAAGGTGAACCCGGCCGACTCGCCGATCCTGATCCTGTCGGTGCAGTCGAAGACGCTGCCGCTGACCGAGGTCAACGACTACGCCGACAACATCCTCGCGCAGCAGATCTCGCAGATCTCGGGCGTGGGCCTGGTCAACATCGGCGGCGCGCAGAAGCCGGCCGTGCGCATCCAGGTCGACCCGGCCAAGCTCGCGGCGCTGGGCCTGAGCCTGGAGGACGTGCGCACCGTGCTGTCCTCGGCCACCGTCAACGCGCCCAAGGGCACGATCGACGGGCCGAACCAGAGCTTCACCGTCTACACCAACGACCAGCTGCTCAAGGCCCAGCCCTGGAACGACGTGGTGCTGGCCTACCGCAACGGCGCGCCGATCCGCGTGCGCGACCTCGGCGTGGCGGTCGACGGTCCCGAGAACGCGAAGATCGCGGGCTGGGCCTATGCCGGCGCCGCCGCGCCCGAGGGCAGCACGGTGCAGAACGGCCGCTCGATCGTGCTGGCCATCACCAAGCAGCCGGGCGCCAACGTGATCGAGACGGTGGACCGCATCAATGCCGCGCTGCCGCGGCTCAAGGCCTCGATCCCGCCGACGGTGGACGTCAACGCCATCATCGACCGCACCCAGACCATCCGCGCCTCGGTCAAGGACGTGGAGTTCACGCTGCTGTTGACCATCGCACTGGTGGTGGCCGTGATCTTCGTGTTCCTGCGCAACGTGCCGGCCACGCTGATCCCCAGCGTGACGGTGCCGCTGGCGCTGCTGGGCACGGTGGCCGTGATGTACCTGCTGGGCTACAGCCTCGACAACCTCTCGCTGATGGCGCTGACCATCGCGGTCGGCTTCGTGGTCGACGACGCGATCGTGATGCTCGAGAACATCTACCGCTACGTCGAGGAAGGCATGGCGCCGCTCGAGGCGGCCTACAAGGGCGCGGGCGAGATCGGCTTCACCATCGTCTCGATCTCGGTCTCGCTGATCGCGGTGTTCATCCCGCTGCTGCTGATGGGCGGCATCGTCGGGCGGCTGTTCCGCGAGTTCGCGGTCACCGTCACGCTGACCATCGTGGTGAGCGTGGTGATCTCGCTCACGCTCACGCCGATGCTGTGCTCGCGCTTCCTCAAGAACGAGCATGCGCGGCGCCATGGGCGGCTGTACCTGCTGTTCGAGCGCGGCTTCGACGCCATGCTCAACGGCTACAAGCGCGGACTGCACGTGGTGCTCGACCACCAGTTCATCACCTTGATGGTGTTCATCGCCACCGTGGTGGCCACCGGCGCGCTGTTCGTGGTGATCCCGAAGGGCTTCTTCCCGCAGCAGGACACGGGCTTCATCTCGGGCTTCGCCGAGTCGGCGCAGGACGCCTCCTTCGCCTCGATGAACGCGCGCATGCTCGAGCTGGCCGACGTGGTGCGCAAGGACCCCGACGTGACCGGCTTCGGCATGAACGGCAGCTCGTCGACCTACAACACCGGCAACTTCTTCATCAGCCTCAAGCCCAAGGACGAGGGCCGCACCGCCAACGCCGACGAGATCATCGCGCGGCTGCGCCCGCAGCTCGCGAAGGTGCAGGGCGTGAACCTGTTCCTGCAGGCGGGGCAGGACATCCGCGTGGGCGGGCGCTCCTCGCGCACCCAGTACCAGTACACGCTGACCGACTCGAACCTCGACGAGCTCAACACCTGGGCGCCGCGCCTGTTGGCCAAGCTGCGCCAGGTGCCCGAGGTGACCGACCTCGCGACCGACCAGCAGAACGCCGCCGCCTCGGCCGTGCTGACCATCGACCGCGACCGCGCCTCGAGCTTCGGCATCTCGCCGGCCGCGATCGACGCCACCCTGTACGACGCCATCGGCCAGCGCCAGGTGGCGCAGTACTTCACCCAGCTCAACAGCTACCACGTGGTGCTGGAAGTGACGCCCGCGCTGCAGCAGGACCCGGCGCTGTTCAGCAAGCTCTACCTGAGCTCGCCGATCACCGGCCAGCAGGTGCCGCTGTCGACCTTCGTGAAGGTCGACACCAGCAAGACCGCCTACCTCTCGATCAGCCACCAGGGCCAGTTCCCGGCCGTGACGATCTCGTTCAACCTCGCCTCCGGCGCCTCGCTGGGCCAGGCGGTCGACGCGATCAAGGCCGCACAGTCCGAGATGGGCATGCCGCAGTCGCTGACCGGCGCCTTCCAGGGCACGGCCCAGGCCTTCCAGGATTCGCTGGCCTCGCAGCCCTACCTGATCGCGGCGGCGCTGGTGGCGGTCTACATCGTGCTGGGCCTGCTCTACGAGAGCTACATCCATCCGCTGACGATCCTCTCGACCCTGCCCTCGGCCGGCGTGGGGGCGCTGCTGATCCTGATGGCGGGCGGCTACGACCTCAGCGTGATCGCGCTGATCGGCATCATCCTGCTGATCGGCATCGTCAAGAAGAACGGGATCATGATGATCGACTTCGCGCTCAAGGCCGAGCGCGAGCAGGGCATGAAGCCGCACGAGGCGATCTACCAGGCCTGCCTGCTGCGCTTCCGCCCGATCATGATGACCACCATGTGCGCGCTGCTCTCGGGCCTGCCGCTGATGCTGGGCCACGGCTCGGGCTCCGAGCTGCGCCGGCCGCTGGGCTACGCGATGGTCGGCGGGCTGGTACTCTCGCAGGCGCTCACGCTGTTCACCACGCCGGTGGTCTACGTCTACCTCGACCGCGCCCACTACTGGTACCTGCGCCGCAAGGAAGCGCGCATGGCCCGCAAGGCGGCCAAGGCCGGGCAGGCGCCCTCGCAGGCGCAGGCGCATTGA
- a CDS encoding DedA family protein/thiosulfate sulfurtransferase GlpE, with product MAQLMSLLVQNAILVVFAASFAARLGLPVPAAAVLVVTGALLAAGDISLAGVVLAAVAANLLGDGAWFYAGRRFGYRFMRLLCRISLAPDSCVRRGESLIGDWGGLSLVAAKFVPGVSVVAPPMAGALGMSVPRFIGFDIGAALIWTGLFLGLGWGFRNQIQDVLAVMAQAGGIATMALGALLLVFLVVRWLRRRAFMRLTGMPRISVDELHEMLAGDEPPLVIDVRGAAGQQVDPRRIPGALSYTLKALQQRGLDLSAAAGRDVVLYCNCPNEVSAAQAARVLLARGARRALPLTGGLDAWVASGRPTSPH from the coding sequence ATGGCACAGCTGATGTCGCTGCTGGTGCAGAACGCGATCCTGGTGGTGTTCGCCGCCAGTTTTGCCGCCCGCCTGGGCCTGCCGGTGCCGGCGGCCGCGGTGCTGGTGGTGACCGGCGCGCTGCTCGCGGCCGGCGACATCTCGCTGGCCGGCGTGGTGCTCGCGGCGGTGGCGGCCAACCTGCTGGGCGACGGCGCCTGGTTCTATGCCGGGCGGCGCTTCGGCTACCGCTTCATGCGCCTGCTGTGCCGGATCTCGCTGGCGCCCGACTCCTGCGTGCGCCGCGGCGAATCGCTGATCGGCGACTGGGGCGGCCTGTCGCTGGTGGCCGCCAAGTTCGTGCCGGGCGTGTCGGTGGTGGCGCCGCCGATGGCGGGCGCGCTGGGCATGTCGGTGCCGCGCTTCATCGGCTTCGACATCGGCGCCGCGCTGATCTGGACCGGCCTGTTCCTCGGCCTGGGCTGGGGCTTCCGCAACCAGATCCAGGACGTGCTCGCGGTGATGGCGCAGGCCGGCGGCATCGCCACCATGGCGCTGGGCGCGCTGCTGCTCGTGTTCCTGGTGGTGCGCTGGTTGCGCCGCCGTGCCTTCATGCGGCTGACCGGCATGCCGCGCATCTCGGTCGACGAGCTGCACGAGATGCTCGCGGGCGACGAGCCGCCGCTGGTGATCGACGTGCGCGGCGCGGCCGGCCAGCAGGTCGATCCGCGCCGCATCCCGGGCGCGCTGTCGTACACGCTCAAGGCGCTGCAGCAGCGCGGCCTCGACCTGTCGGCCGCGGCCGGGCGCGACGTGGTGCTGTACTGCAACTGCCCCAACGAGGTGTCGGCCGCGCAGGCCGCGCGCGTGCTGCTGGCACGTGGCGCGCGGCGCGCGCTGCCGCTGACCGGCGGGCTCGATGCCTGGGTGGCCTCGGGCCGCCCGACCTCGCCGCACTGA
- a CDS encoding heavy metal sensor histidine kinase, whose amino-acid sequence MKRSIAARLVLMFAAAALATFALIGAALQGVLLRELERHQYEELDTTVKSLQFWIQAIGTPERWSRVQARMDALTPEDGSTRFWVLSDDPRFQYGKGMAEIDALTRETGRSLLLPGEEKPYRTLSAHIPPFEQRPAVRLIVGKNTEPYARTRRTFLTALVSLGLGAVLVVAAAGYWIARVGLRPLDQLSREAQALRPKMRSQRLRSGALPVELSGLAEAFNGALARLEEAYGQLEAFNADVAHELRTPLANLIGSTQVALSRQRSAPQFEEVLQANLEDLERLRSIVNDMLFLARADRGEVATGLVLTPVAQEVRKTIEFFEFVLEESGAQVEIEGDVLAEAQLETALFRRAMSNLLQNAIEHSPPGARIAVRLRETPAATWIGVSNPGAPIAEAHLQHLFDRFYRVDAARNDGGEHHGHGLGLAIVRAVASMHGGQVAAASADGVNSFEFSVARQAA is encoded by the coding sequence ATGAAGCGCTCGATCGCCGCGCGGCTGGTGCTGATGTTCGCGGCGGCGGCGCTCGCCACCTTCGCGCTGATCGGCGCGGCGCTGCAGGGCGTGCTGCTGCGCGAGCTCGAGCGCCACCAGTACGAGGAGCTCGACACCACGGTCAAGAGCCTGCAGTTCTGGATCCAGGCCATCGGCACGCCCGAGCGCTGGTCGCGCGTGCAGGCTCGCATGGACGCGCTGACGCCCGAGGACGGCAGTACCCGCTTCTGGGTGCTCAGCGACGATCCGCGCTTCCAGTACGGCAAGGGCATGGCCGAGATCGACGCGCTCACGCGCGAGACCGGCCGCAGCCTGCTGCTGCCCGGCGAGGAGAAGCCCTACCGCACGCTGTCGGCCCACATCCCGCCGTTCGAGCAGCGCCCGGCCGTGCGGCTGATCGTCGGCAAGAACACCGAGCCCTATGCGCGCACGCGCCGCACCTTCCTCACGGCGCTGGTGTCGCTGGGCCTGGGCGCGGTGCTGGTGGTGGCGGCCGCCGGCTACTGGATCGCGCGCGTCGGCCTGCGCCCGCTCGACCAGCTCTCGCGCGAGGCGCAGGCGCTGCGGCCCAAGATGCGCTCGCAGCGGCTGCGCTCGGGCGCGCTGCCGGTCGAGCTGTCGGGGCTGGCCGAGGCCTTCAACGGCGCACTCGCGCGGCTGGAGGAGGCCTATGGCCAGCTCGAGGCCTTCAATGCCGACGTGGCGCACGAGCTGCGCACGCCGCTGGCCAACCTGATCGGCAGCACCCAGGTCGCGCTCTCGCGCCAGCGCAGCGCGCCGCAGTTCGAGGAGGTGCTGCAGGCCAACCTCGAGGACCTGGAGCGGCTGCGCTCGATCGTCAACGACATGCTGTTCCTCGCGCGCGCCGACCGCGGCGAGGTCGCCACCGGGCTGGTGCTGACGCCGGTGGCGCAGGAGGTGCGCAAGACCATCGAGTTCTTCGAGTTCGTGCTCGAGGAGAGCGGCGCGCAGGTCGAGATCGAGGGCGACGTGCTGGCCGAGGCGCAGCTCGAGACCGCGCTGTTCCGCCGCGCCATGTCGAACCTGCTGCAGAACGCGATCGAGCATTCGCCGCCGGGCGCGCGCATCGCGGTGCGGCTGCGCGAGACGCCCGCGGCGACCTGGATCGGCGTGTCGAACCCGGGCGCGCCGATCGCCGAGGCGCACCTGCAGCACCTGTTCGACCGCTTCTACCGGGTCGATGCCGCGCGCAACGACGGCGGCGAGCACCATGGCCACGGGCTCGGGCTGGCGATCGTGCGGGCCGTGGCCAGCATGCATGGCGGGCAGGTCGCCGCGGCCAGCGCGGACGGCGTGAATAGCTTCGAATTCAGCGTCGCCAGGCAGGCGGCCTGA